AATGTGAACAATCGAAGGGGGCCGCAGACAGGTGCTCTTGATCGCCGTACTGCTGTGAATGATTTCCTGAACGCGTTGCGTACAGGTCAGGGAGTCACCTCGGCTCACAGTGTCAGTGGTAGAAGTCTCTCGCACCTCATCACACGCCTCAGCGACGGCGCTCAGCTGGGCTTCGCTCTCGGACTTCTGTACCGTCACCTGAACACTCCGATGCTGGAGATTCGCAAGGAGCGTAGTACCCGACGAGGCGGCGATGCTGACTGGCGGCGTCAGACGGACGCACTCTTCCTGAGCGACGGGATGATCGAGCTGATGCGCTGGCTCAATCCCGCCCTGCACCGCGAGCTGGTGGCGCGCGTGCTTCTGGGGAAACGCTTGCCAGAGTAGAGATGTGCACGATCGTGTTCGGGCAGGCCCCGGAAATGAACTACCATGCACAGGTGAACCATTCCTCTGATGGACTTCCTATCCTGTATGGAGCTGTGGAAGCTGGACTGGTACAGACCAGCCAGGGACCTCATATCAATACTGGACAGCTATGTACTCTCTACGTTTACCCGGATGCTGCCCGGGTCCTGTGGGTGCCAGATTGCGATGAAGATGAGATTGTCCTTCAGGACGGCATGGAAGGAGAGGGACAGTGGTTTGTTGCCACAAGGGAATCAGATGCGTGGACCCTCCGGCGAGATTACTGGGATAGGGTCCGTGATGAATCGGCGGAGGAGGTGGTGATTACCGGTGACAGGAATGATGTACTCAGATACCTTGCGGCAATCCTCCTGAGTCCACCCACTCATGTTTGAGCCTGACGGAATGATTCCCTCAGGCTCCGGTATGCTCCCACGTCCCACGCCTGCTGAGCTGATTGAAGCTCCGTTTCCGAGCACCTGAACTGCAGCATTTCATTACAGCAAGCTTTTCTACTGGTTCTGGAGGCGCTGATGAAAGTTCATGGCTATCCCCCTCCTGATTTCAATCAGGCGAGGCCTTCTGTTCGGGGTAAATGTCCTCCAGGGGCGTGGTCGACAGATGCTGTTCTGGCCCGGTATTGCCTTCGGCATCGTCATCATCCAGGATGTTTGCTGCAGGGTTTTCCTCCCGGGGAAGAGCCTGGAGTAAGACAATCGGCTGATTAGTAAGGAAATTGCTGAGACTGTCGGTAGCCGGGATGCTCAGTTTCATGATTTCCTCCCAGGCCACTGGTTTCTTGCACCACTCCGTGACATTGGCGCCGGCTGGTCTGGTATTGATCTCATTCTGAATCTGCTTCATAACGGCCTGCATGATGTCCAGTAGTCCCTGTGGCACTGCCTGTTCACGCCAGATGCGATCCAGATCAAGGCGCTGTTCCGTTCGGTTCACGATCCACGCCAGTGTGTAGGTGACGATATTGACCTTGTATGCTGGATAGGCACGTGCCATTTTGCTGGCTTCCCTGGAGAGGATAGCTATAGCCACGAGGCGCTGGAACAGCTCCCTGTTCACATCTACCGCGCCGATGTTGCTGAGACGAAGTGTGAAGTACGCAAAGTTCTTCTGATTACCACGGCTCACAACGTCTGGCATCCCGTCCCAGATATCAATGAAACGGGCCACGTCAACCTTGGTGATCTTCTGATTCTTCGGATTCTCCTTGCGGAAGGCTTTCTTGCGCGCAGTCGTGGTCATGCCTGACTCTGCATCCTGGTATTGCCCACGAGCACGCTCATAGAACCAGTGTGACTGGGTGACTCCTGCCAGTGCAGGTGTCCACACTCTCTTGGACTCCTGCTCAAGTGCTACATGGAAGGAATCGTTGGCCGCCAGATCAGCCTCCTCGATCTTGTTCTGACTGTTGGCATAGCGTGAGATCAGTGGCACCATCTCCATCATTCGCTGCTGGTCGACGATGGTAATCTTGGCCTGCACATGCACCTGTCCGAGGTCCGCCCTGTCGCGCACCATTGCCCGGTGCAGCGAGGCGGTGGTCTGACCCCCGTTGACAATCTGGAGATCATGGATGCGGCTGATGGCCCGGCGCCCATTGGAGAGTGTCACGTACTCAACCTTTGATGCAGTGGCGGAGATGCCGTTGTTGTAAGCAAGGAACCGGCCCGGCTCCTTCAGTATGGTATGACGGATCCCCTTGTTCACTCCACCACGTGCCTGCAGGAATGCACGCACGTTGCGCTCGAGGAGACGCATTCCATGCTCAGCGTAGATCCTCGCTACCACATTCCCTGGGATGATGGCGAGGCAGGCATCGTAGTCCTGCCCACTGCCAGGCATTTCGAGGCAGGGAATGTACTGCCCGAACATCTCCTGTAGGTCTATGATAATGGTTCTCGGTTGCTGTCGGTGGGCATGGTGCCGCTGGAGTTGCTGGATGTCCCACACGTGCCGCTTCACCATGAAGGTGCCGATGTTCACGTCCTCAGGCCGGTGGTCTCTTACTAGCCCGTCCGTGAACAGGTGCATCTGGACATGGCTCAGGTACTCGCGGTTCTCGTGTATCCGGAGGGCCATGTCGTAGCCAGGCATGGCCGACTCCATGTTCAGGTGCAAGGGGTTCTCCGCTGAGAGCGCACGTTCCAGAAAGCGACCAAGCTGCCTGAAGGCACGCTGTACCTCCACGGGCGGGATGTACTCAGGCGGTATGACGCCGCGCTGGATGGTCACGAACAGATCCAGCCGGTCTCCGGCATCTGAAAGGGAGTAACCACTGACCCGCATTCGGGCATTCTGGTAGTGGGCAACCTCGCCATCCTCGAATGGGGCGTTACGTAGGTCATCGGTGAGCTGGTCGATGAACAGAGTCGTCAGCATCTCCGCGTGGTAGGCACCGCCTTCCGGAGCGCTGTCGAGGCCAGTGCTGATGTCCTCCTGTACGCGTGTGGCAAATTCGATCAGATCAGTGTTCATTGTTGCTGGTGATCTCCAGGGCAGGGTTCCAGGGAAAGTCTGTCGGGACCTGAAAGTAGTGGCATGAGGCGAGGTTGATGGTGTAGGTACACTGTTCGATACCGACTGGTACGCTAGCGACAGTCAGTGCCGGGAAACCGGATGTGACGTGGAAGATGCGAAGATCCTGCACGGCAAGCCGTAGATCATCACGCAGTTCGCGGTCCTGTTCAACATAGCCTGCGGCCAGTAGACGGCTTTCCAGAAGCTGGTGCGCCTCTGGTGGAAGCATTGCGCGGATGCTGGCGCTCAGTTCCCTGAGCGTCATTCCCTGGCTGTCCCGGCGCAGGCGCAGGTGGCCCAGCAGGAGCTTGCTACCGGGAGACGGTGTCAGTTGCTGAAGACTGGAGATGCTGACGGTCTCGCTGCCAGTTGTCCCGGTTTTCAGTTCAATGGTGCAGGCACCCAGCTCGAAGTCATGGGCGGCACCGGCTGGCCCGAGCCAGCATCCCAGACCGGCCAGACCGGGGCGGTGGGGCAGAACATGGTGCTTCAGGTACCACAGTTCCCCGAAGAGTCCACGCGCCCAGCGTTCAGTGTCTCCCTCTTCCCGGCGACGCAGGAACTCCCGCCACAGGTCGAGGCGCGCGAGGATCACATGTCCTGCATTCACGGGGTCATCTTCAAGCTGGGCGATGAGGTCATCACCGATCAGGGTGAAGAGTTCCTGGTAGCGCTGATCAGCAGAAGCCAGCTCAATGTTCACCTGTCCGGAGAACAGCCGGTCATCCTGCAATCGTGTGAGCGTGATCGCGGTGGTCATGCCCTGGCGTTGGAGGATTCGCGCCTGAGCGGAGTCCAGCCGGAGGATGAGCACCCGCTGTGCATCCGGAACACGCAGGCCCGCTGCCACGGCTGAGTGAACGCCATCATGGCTGCTCTGCATCAGCAATGCTGTGTCAGGCCCGTGGGGCTTACTCTCCAGGGCTGCCCAGGTATCACTGAGATTCAAAGCGCGTCCTCTTCAGAGTCAGGGAGTCCATGTTCATTCTGCCAGTAGGTCTCGTTGACCAGATACTTCATCTCACGTGCTTCCGGGTCGGACGGAAAGCTTACGGCAATGCCGAAAGTTTGCAGCGCAGGTGAGGAAGTAGGTTCGGCTGTCTGCGGATTATCCCCGGACTGTCCGCCAGGTGCGCGCAGCTGGAGAGGATAGATCAGTAGCAGCCCACGCTGCGGGCCGCGCTTCCTGCGGGCAGCCACAGGCGAGAACTTGACCACCGGTCCGTTGCGGCCCTGCACTTCCTGTATGCAGGCCTTCCTCTCCCCGGGTGTCAGATCAAGGGCCTCGTCCGGCGGGCTGAGGAGACGGCGGATTGCGAGACGTTCCTGCCTTGTGGGGGGAAGGTGAGTGCGCTGGATGTAGCCCACGGTCTGACCGGCCAGGGTCGTTGTGTTGTCCCCCGCCCGGCTGTTCGAGACGAGCACGACTGTCCAGTCGATGAGGGCACCTTTTGTGTTACGTCCCTCGATGTACTGGGCCAGCGCGGTGGGGATCATGCGGAAATTCGCGCTCGATATCCGGTAGCCACGTAGGAAGTCCACGATGAGATCTGGATCGACATGGTGCCAGATGATGTTCGGTAGCTTTCCTTGTTGATCTGCTGAAGCTGCCGGCTGCCCTGCAGAAGTCAGAAGCTTCTTCACCTGATTCTGATTGTTAATATTGACCGCTGGCGCAGTCAGGAAGGTCACCTGCTCACTCAGCGTGGCGGAGTAGCTCAGTTGGAGCGGCGTGCCAGAGCGCATCTTGTTCATGGACGTGACCGTCATAGTCTGATTTGGATCGGTCCGGACCCGCAATCCGAACTGTTCCGGTGTCATCTCCAGCTCGGACATCAGCTCCAGCTGCCGCCGCAGCTCCTCGGATGCCAAAGTTACATGCACGTACTGTTCGATCAGCGACGGCGAGGTGAAGAGGCGGCACAGATCGAGGTAACCTGGCCGGTACCCGAACCAGCGGCCCATCTGCAGCAGTGTGTCATAGGCACCAGCGTTCCGCAGATAGTAGCTGGTCACCAGTCCCTCGAGCGTCAGGCCTCGTGAGAGGCGATCGCCGCCGATGACGATGACTTTGAGGCCCACCTCGCAATGCTCATGGTACTGAAGGCTGTCCTTCGCATCGCCATTAATTGTCTTGACGACGATTTCCTCTGTAGCCTCGGTGAGGCAGTCATTGACCTGCTCCCAGGTCAGGCCGTCATCCAGTGGCGTGAACTCGGCATCCCACAGCTCATGTAGTTCGTCACGTATCGTCTCGTCTTTGAGTCCGTAACGTATACGGTTTCGCAGGGAACTCATTTCGTCATTGATCTGATCGGTCACCCTCTTCTGCACAGCCTTGAGACGGGTGACATGGACCAGCATGGAAGAGTGCTTCAGACCCTGGCCGCGTGCACGCCGGGCTGCGGTAGCTAGGATGAAACAGCGAATAGCCGTGTGCAGACTGGGGGGCAGATCAGGCGAGGGGATCCAGGCAGTGTCATGTTTTGCGGGAACCCAGTCTGCCCAGTCGGTCACTGGACGTGCCAGGTCGAGACCCTCTCTTCCAGTGCCGAGAATGGGATCGTCACTCATGCCGAAGATACGTTCAGGGCCGATGTAGTTATCAGGTGCTGGCAGGCTGACGATGAAGCTGCGTGGGAAGAGGTCATCCCCGTACTTCGTTGACCTGCCCTCGCGGGTAATGAAGATGTTGGCGTACGGGGTGGCGGTGTAGCCCAGATAGCATCGACGGTCGAAGGCGTTCAGGATGAGCCGGATCAGGCCGTTGATAACAGTGGGATCGTATTCCGGGTCGAGATTCCCATTCTCGTCCAGGATGGTCCTCGTGTTGACCGATGAGTCGTCCGCTTCGTCATCAATGATAAGGACCGGCATCGGTGTCGACTTCAGGTTCTCGCACCACTTCAGAAGGCGCTTGAGCACGGTCTTTTGCTTCTTGACCACCATGACCACCGGGTCCTTGCCCGGTTTGATTCCGCCAGCCGAACTGGAGAAGTCACCGTTCTGGGCGCTGGTGGTCGGGCTGTTGATGTGGCGGGTGCCATAACCGTACACCTGCCCCACTCCGATGCGGTGTGGAGCATTCTGAGCAGGGTTGAGCGTCAGGGTGTCGTAGCCTAGAACCCCCTCATCGATGCGCTGCTGCGTCTGACTGCGCAGATCGTTGAAGCGTCCAGCCAGGACGATGATCAACGGGTACCCTGCGTCCAGCGCACGGTTGATCAGGGCAGTGTAGTTCGCCGTCTTGCCGGACTGTACCTGCCCGACGACCATGCCCCGCCGGTCCCAGGAGCCCTCGCGCCTGGGATCCTCGAGCAACCCGAGGATACTGGCGGACAGTTCGCTGAGTCGGCTCAGCGTCCTCGGATGCCAGCCCTGGCTGGCGAGGTACTTCTCGTAGCGGCGATAGAGGTTCCAAGTGATGGATGCGCTGCGTGCCTGGAGCCAGGGTTCGTGGTCGCGGTTATCTATGAGGATGGCCCCCTGGCCGATCGACACTGCATAGAGTTCTCGCAACTGTGAGTTGATCTGTTGCACCTCCTCCGGCATCAGAGTCAGCTTCAGGGTCTGCGATGCCTGGGTCACAGTCTCCGCGATCAGGTCATAGGTGATCTCCTGCCCAGCAATGTTGAGCAGCGTGCGGGTGAGTTCGAGGATACCTTCATGATGGTTGTTGATGGTGGTCATGTAGCTGACTCCGGTGGCAGGGGAAGGGGCGTGATGCCGGGATGATTACAGAAGGGCTCCATGCCGCGGGCCAGCAGGAGAGCCTCCTCCTCGTTGTAACCATTGCTGACGAGCATAGTCACAACATCGGTCAGTGTTTTCCGGAGAGCATCGAGCTCATCGGGACTCTCCGGCGCAGACTGATCCCTGGTGGTCTCTGTGAGCCAGATGCGTTCAACTGGCAGGGTCGCCTCGATCATTTTGAGAAGCGCGTTCAGGCCCGGTTGTGCGCCTGGCACCTGCTGGAGAGCCTGGATCAGAGGATGGAGACGGTCGATCTCATGCTGGTAGCCCCCCTGCGTGGTGGTCCGCACAGTCCACAGGCTGACAGGCTCATCCGGCCGTCGGGGGGATAACAACCTCGCACGATGACGGTAGACACGCAGTGCCCGGTCGCGGGTAAGCCGGGCAATGCTCCTCAGGCGTTCACGGAGGGATGGAGGGACAGTCACCCGAGCCTTGCGGATATCCACTCCCCACTGGGCGTCCAGGCTGGAGGGCAGGTCAATGCGGATGCGGGCCAGACGGAATCTGTCGTCACGTTCAAGGCCAAGCCCTAGCCACCCACCTGCGACAAGCAGGCGCCCGTCACGGTAGACGTGAAACCCCTGCTGGGAATTCCAGCCGCGTGGCCCCTCTGCCTCCAGCAAATCTGGACCCGCTAGGCGGGAATGATGGGGCAGGACGGTTCCCTGTACCCGTATGGCCTGTCCATCCAGCCAGAGCCACTCCTCGGGCTGCTGCTCAATGTATTCTCGGCTGGCAAGCAGTGGATCCCATGGTTTAATCGGCTTACCATTCAGGAGGAGTTCAACCTTCCCCTGGCCTGTGAGAAACTGATGGAACGTCATGGCTAGGTGCTGTTCCACCTTCCTCGCCTGGGCCAGGAACTGAGCCCGTGCGCGCTGCTGCGAAGCAGGATCAGCCCCGACCGTCCCTGTCAGTCGGTCCAGACATTCCCAGAGGACAAGCGTGCCATGCTCTATTCCGGTCAGCCTGTCAGCCTGCCACTCGCTGCCAGGCCGGAAGCCGTGCAGCAGTTGCCACTCCTCCGTAGCAGCCACATGATCCAGGTCCCAGCGCCTGACCTCGATTGGGCCTCCAGCTACCCGCGTAGCAACAGTGAGGCAACGACACTGCGAGAACGATGCAGTCTTGAGGCCCATCCCGAAGCGGCCGAGGTCACCAGCCGCCCGCTTCTCCAGCGGGTTGCGGGAACCGGGCCGCATGGCGTTGATCAGCGTCTCACGGTTCATCCCGATCCCATCGTCGAGGACGGTAACTGTGGCCTGATGTTCACGCCAGTCCAGGCGGATCTCGATCCTGCGGGCATTAGCAGAGATGGAGTTGTCAACAATATCGGCAATGGCGGCTTGGAGGCTGTAGCCCAGAGCACGCATCGCCTCGATCATGGCAGTAGCTGGAGGCGGAGCGAGATCATGCTCCGGTATGGCTACGCCCTCGCTCACGGTGTTGCCTGGCGCCTTCACTCTCTGATCTGCCTCTCGCGTGCCGCCCTGCTGTCGTAGCCAGCCGCCTGCAATAGATTCAGGATGCGCAGCAACTGTTTGGCGATCGCTTTCCCGAGACGCGGTGGCACAGCGTTGCCGATCTGCTGATACTGATCTCCCCGGCTGCCTGTGAAAATGTATGAATCCGGGAACGACTGGAGCCGGGCAGCTTCCCTCACGGTGAGGGATCTCGTCTGCGTGGGATGGATGAAGCTGTTCCCGTCCTTCCGGAGGTGAGCAACGATAGTCTTTGAAGGCTGATCGGGGTGCAGCCGGAAGTACTTGTCGTGGAAGCTGCCAGTACTGTAGTTCCGGAGGTCGCTACGGCGTTTGACCAGATCAAGGTAGTTCTCCCCGGGCTGCAGTTCTGCATAACGTTCCAGGTCCGTGTCATTGTTGTAACGCGCGACATGGGATGTCAGCAGCCCCTGTGGATGGCGGAACGCCGTGCCGGGTGTTTCCATGTAAGACTGACCGGCAGTCATATCGCCGGCATGTCCGACCCACTGACCCTGTCCTGCTTCCACCGGGGGGAGATCCCCGATGGCTTCCCGCAGTGTGACTGGCGGTAGTAGATCCGCCTTATCACTGCGTGAGTGTTCGCGGAACTGGTTGCTGGCAACGCGGTGCGTCACTGGCGGTGGTTCCTCGATCAGGCTGCGAATGTATCTCTG
This window of the Deinococcus sp. Marseille-Q6407 genome carries:
- a CDS encoding AIPR family protein, with product MNTDLIEFATRVQEDISTGLDSAPEGGAYHAEMLTTLFIDQLTDDLRNAPFEDGEVAHYQNARMRVSGYSLSDAGDRLDLFVTIQRGVIPPEYIPPVEVQRAFRQLGRFLERALSAENPLHLNMESAMPGYDMALRIHENREYLSHVQMHLFTDGLVRDHRPEDVNIGTFMVKRHVWDIQQLQRHHAHRQQPRTIIIDLQEMFGQYIPCLEMPGSGQDYDACLAIIPGNVVARIYAEHGMRLLERNVRAFLQARGGVNKGIRHTILKEPGRFLAYNNGISATASKVEYVTLSNGRRAISRIHDLQIVNGGQTTASLHRAMVRDRADLGQVHVQAKITIVDQQRMMEMVPLISRYANSQNKIEEADLAANDSFHVALEQESKRVWTPALAGVTQSHWFYERARGQYQDAESGMTTTARKKAFRKENPKNQKITKVDVARFIDIWDGMPDVVSRGNQKNFAYFTLRLSNIGAVDVNRELFQRLVAIAILSREASKMARAYPAYKVNIVTYTLAWIVNRTEQRLDLDRIWREQAVPQGLLDIMQAVMKQIQNEINTRPAGANVTEWCKKPVAWEEIMKLSIPATDSLSNFLTNQPIVLLQALPREENPAANILDDDDAEGNTGPEQHLSTTPLEDIYPEQKASPD
- a CDS encoding PD-(D/E)XK motif protein, whose product is MNLSDTWAALESKPHGPDTALLMQSSHDGVHSAVAAGLRVPDAQRVLILRLDSAQARILQRQGMTTAITLTRLQDDRLFSGQVNIELASADQRYQELFTLIGDDLIAQLEDDPVNAGHVILARLDLWREFLRRREEGDTERWARGLFGELWYLKHHVLPHRPGLAGLGCWLGPAGAAHDFELGACTIELKTGTTGSETVSISSLQQLTPSPGSKLLLGHLRLRRDSQGMTLRELSASIRAMLPPEAHQLLESRLLAAGYVEQDRELRDDLRLAVQDLRIFHVTSGFPALTVASVPVGIEQCTYTINLASCHYFQVPTDFPWNPALEITSNNEH
- a CDS encoding Z1 domain-containing protein, producing the protein MTTINNHHEGILELTRTLLNIAGQEITYDLIAETVTQASQTLKLTLMPEEVQQINSQLRELYAVSIGQGAILIDNRDHEPWLQARSASITWNLYRRYEKYLASQGWHPRTLSRLSELSASILGLLEDPRREGSWDRRGMVVGQVQSGKTANYTALINRALDAGYPLIIVLAGRFNDLRSQTQQRIDEGVLGYDTLTLNPAQNAPHRIGVGQVYGYGTRHINSPTTSAQNGDFSSSAGGIKPGKDPVVMVVKKQKTVLKRLLKWCENLKSTPMPVLIIDDEADDSSVNTRTILDENGNLDPEYDPTVINGLIRLILNAFDRRCYLGYTATPYANIFITREGRSTKYGDDLFPRSFIVSLPAPDNYIGPERIFGMSDDPILGTGREGLDLARPVTDWADWVPAKHDTAWIPSPDLPPSLHTAIRCFILATAARRARGQGLKHSSMLVHVTRLKAVQKRVTDQINDEMSSLRNRIRYGLKDETIRDELHELWDAEFTPLDDGLTWEQVNDCLTEATEEIVVKTINGDAKDSLQYHEHCEVGLKVIVIGGDRLSRGLTLEGLVTSYYLRNAGAYDTLLQMGRWFGYRPGYLDLCRLFTSPSLIEQYVHVTLASEELRRQLELMSELEMTPEQFGLRVRTDPNQTMTVTSMNKMRSGTPLQLSYSATLSEQVTFLTAPAVNINNQNQVKKLLTSAGQPAASADQQGKLPNIIWHHVDPDLIVDFLRGYRISSANFRMIPTALAQYIEGRNTKGALIDWTVVLVSNSRAGDNTTTLAGQTVGYIQRTHLPPTRQERLAIRRLLSPPDEALDLTPGERKACIQEVQGRNGPVVKFSPVAARRKRGPQRGLLLIYPLQLRAPGGQSGDNPQTAEPTSSPALQTFGIAVSFPSDPEAREMKYLVNETYWQNEHGLPDSEEDAL
- a CDS encoding ATP-binding protein yields the protein MIEAMRALGYSLQAAIADIVDNSISANARRIEIRLDWREHQATVTVLDDGIGMNRETLINAMRPGSRNPLEKRAAGDLGRFGMGLKTASFSQCRCLTVATRVAGGPIEVRRWDLDHVAATEEWQLLHGFRPGSEWQADRLTGIEHGTLVLWECLDRLTGTVGADPASQQRARAQFLAQARKVEQHLAMTFHQFLTGQGKVELLLNGKPIKPWDPLLASREYIEQQPEEWLWLDGQAIRVQGTVLPHHSRLAGPDLLEAEGPRGWNSQQGFHVYRDGRLLVAGGWLGLGLERDDRFRLARIRIDLPSSLDAQWGVDIRKARVTVPPSLRERLRSIARLTRDRALRVYRHRARLLSPRRPDEPVSLWTVRTTTQGGYQHEIDRLHPLIQALQQVPGAQPGLNALLKMIEATLPVERIWLTETTRDQSAPESPDELDALRKTLTDVVTMLVSNGYNEEEALLLARGMEPFCNHPGITPLPLPPESAT